Within the Rosa rugosa chromosome 2, drRosRugo1.1, whole genome shotgun sequence genome, the region gggctaaagtctgtttagtccctgtactatgtctctctcatcgtttcagtccctgacattccaatttaatctgaaaagtccctgatgTCTCAATTTCagtctaataggtcctttccacgaaaaattagaaattggcattgggtgaaatgtccaatatacccctcagttatttttttttcttttttttttccttttttttctttttcctttttaatttcttttttttcttttttcttttttctttttcctttttcctttttaatttcatttttcctttttttatttttatttttttcctttttccattttaatttatttttttttcttttttcatttttcctttttaattttttttttcctttttaatttctttttttccatttttcttttttctttttcatttcttttttgctttttaatttcttttttgctatttcttctttttttcttgttcatttttaattttttttcctttttaagttcttttttctttttcgttttgcctactttctacttcctcaacccaccagtcccattccgatcaaactccacaacccatctgtttcccaatcagctcggaaattcatcgctaaaccactcccctcttgttttcacagtctacttctctctctcccactcaaatcccactttctctgtccacatcaagcctcaatttggaaacttttcactgaaaattaccattttttaactttttactgaaaactaccattttttcaaactctgaggtttttgggtcttgctcaaaatggtgatttggattttgggtttggttgaaatggtggtttttgatggccaagttgacaaaaaccagaagtgaagaagaagaatagtgatggaaaagaaaaatggccgctggtgtggagaacaagaattggagtttcgggtcgatctggattggttcgccgacgtggcgctactgatgcagcagaatacgatggtcattaaaaaggaaaaagaaaaaagaaaaaagaaattaaaaaggaaaaaagaaaaataaaaaaaggaaaaaagaaattaaaaaggaaaaagaaaaaaaaaatgaaaatggaaaaaggaaaaaaagaaaaataaaaggaaaaagaaaaaaaaaattaaaaaggaaaaagaaaaaagaaacaagaaaaaaaagaaattaaaaaggaaaaagaaaaaataaaaaaaaagaaattaaaatggaaaaaggaaaaaaataaaataaaaaaaaggaaaaaaaaaagaaaaaaaagaaattaaaaaggaaaaaaataaattaaaaaggaaaaaaagaaaaaagaaataactgaggggtatattggacatttcactcaaggccaattcctaatttcccgcggaaaggacctattagacggaaattgagacctcagggactttttagattaaattggaatgtcagggactgaaacgatgagagaggcatagtacagggactaaacagactttagcccatAAATTAAATTTATTAATCTGTAAAAATTTCTGAACTATACAGAGAAttaaaggatttttttttttttgaattgaagTTATTAATAAGTTACAAACAAAAGCTTAATCTCTAGTAAAAGACAAGATGAACTCTTTGGTCATATATAGATACAAGCGTAGAAAGATGACtaggagaaagaaaaaacaagtaaaaaaaatctaaacatATACAGGATAATCATTGATTAACTGATCAATgaataaaatatagtattttgccaaaaaaagaaaaatgaataaaatatagtaagaaattaaaagaatggTGGAGCTGTGCAATTGTCCAAGCTGTGGATAATTGGTAAGAGAGTTAAAACTGTTCAaccatttttttgtcttttctgtCAGAAGGGTCAAACAACACATTAAAATACAATATTATGGAGAAGTCTATAATAATTCAACCAATCAGGAAGCATTCTAAAAAACTGAGAAGGGTCAAATGACCCTTCTGGCCCTAGTGTGTCTACGCCCTTGCCTCCATCCTCACTCACCTCCATCTGCCTCCATCCACAACTATAATCCTTTGCATCCTTTGTGGAGTTTTTGCTAGCTTTGTCCAGATTATACACCCTCTTGTGGTGATTATGCTGGCTGTGTCCAGATCTAGAGGGCCTATCTCCTCCTCTCACTATGTTCTTTCAATTTCTTGTCAATTAGCTCAGAAATTCTTCAAATATGATATCAGCCCCCAGAATTCCTCCCACCCAATATCCCACACCAACTCTCCTCCCTCTACCACTGACTTTCATGGAGATTCTCATGGCTACCTCTATAAAGTGAAAATCACTTATCAAGAGgagtatgggtgctcacgcCGTCACGCGTGGGTGTTTCACCCCATTATCCAttgtattttttctttgttgctgACTTTTGTCCCCCTTTGGTGGCAGTGGTTCTCTCCCGGATCGTTGGGTTCTGGTGGAGATGAGAAGGTCAGTCTATGTTATTGGCTCCTCCTCCGTATTATCATGTATTTTGGGTATGATTGGATTTGCTTTCTGGGATTATATTAGCATCGGTTTCTCGGACTATTTCCCTTGAATTGGGCTCTTTTGGCGACATTTTGGTAGATGATTGTGTGGCAGTTCGTCGGCGTGCAATATGGCTGGGGTGGCGGCTGCAGTGGTATCGATTTaggatattttctttttaatttttagggTTACCTTCTTATGACCAGATTCATATGAAATTAGGTTAGATGTATAATTTTCCTACTCTTGTTTAGCTTGTAATTCGAAGCTTTGGGCTCTCTCTTTGGGTTTTATCCCTTTGGGTTTATTAATGAATATTATcactttgaccaaaaaaaaaaaatagcatcaATGATGAGGAATAtatattataataaattattattaGCTAGTCATATTTCTATATTTTTTCTTACATGGACAAGAACGACCGTGCAAGGTATGATGAGTTTGACAAATGCTAATATGCTATGATGCATAATGCGGCCCGGAGATTGTGATTGGTCCTGCAATATCTCTTGTTTGGGTAGAGACTAATTATAACCATTTCCCCATTAATTAATAAGAAACCCCTAATAACTAAGTTATCTATTGCGAAGGaaatgattgaaaaaaaaaaaaaatagaaacgaagtaaaaaaaaaaaacaaggataGGACATCTCAGACAAAGAGAATAACTATGAGTATGGTTACTGTCACCCTTCTATTTTCTTAAGAGCTTTACTACAAAATAACACTATTATTTACTAATAGCAGACTCCAAAACCAATAGCCCATGCGGTCAATAATTGAAACAGGCTGTCAGCCCATTTTTAGAAAAAACACTcaaatattaagaaaattacGAAACATGCCACTGAGACTCACATAACccatttctcccaaaatcagAACGGTTCCAAAATTGAAACcatcccaaaatccaaatcctccCTAAATCAATCTAGGGCTGCAACGAAGGTAGGGGACGAAGCAGCTGGCAGATCGAGGAGGCGAAGCAACCGGCGAAGGGAGGCTGCGAATCCGGCGAAACAAGGCTGCCAAACCGGCGAGGAAGCGCGAGATCCAGGCGGAGAAGTGAAGCCTTTGACTGCCGAGGAATTGGAGCAGTACGAGTCCATTTCGGAGTCCTCCGACTCTGACTCCGACGACGGCCTCGAAGACGAGGAAGAGGACGGCGACGAAGACGAggatgacgacgacgacgacgacgacaacGACGCGGATGATGAAGACGATGAGGATGAAGATGACGACGACGATGTCCAGGAGGTCGTACAGTCCTCCGGTGGCCCTCCGGTTCAGTCAATAGACGATGAGGACGACGAAGAAGACGAGGAAGAGGCTGAAGGAGGcgatgacgacgacgacggcgagggagatgacgacgacgacgaggGCGAGGATGAGGTAATTAGCCAAATCTTTCCTTTATTTTCCTTATTTGTTAAAGTAGCTTTCATTACTTTCCggttgaaaattttcagatctGGTCctatttgttgttttgttttctattttactAGTCAGATTTACGTTTCTCAGGTTACCGGAGCTCTGAGAGCTGGGGCGGTGGAGTACCCCGAGCGACTGGGCCAGCCTGTGTGCCAGGTATTTGGTTTGTGTAACTGAATTTGATGCTTGAGGTTTAGGGTGATATGAGGCAGATCACATGTATTGGGTGGAGTAATTTCTAATGTGGATCATTTCatgcttttgtttgtttgtttgttattGCTGGGAAATTATGAATTTAGCTTGTTTGATTGTGCTTTGCTTCGTTAATTACAGTACTAtatgaggacggggatgtccaaattTGGCGCCACTTGTAAGTATCACCATCCTAAGCAGGGAGGAGGCTCTGCGGCCCCTGTATCACTAAATTACTATGGATACCCATTACGACCGGTTTGTGTTTCTTGATCATAACTTTAATTTTTTCTAATTGTTTTTCATATTAGTATTCCTGTTTCATGACTGAGGGAAGGTCTTGCCATCAATGTATTATTTTTCAAATAATACAGGGTGAAAGAGAGTGTTCCTACTATGTGAAAACTGGATAGATAATTGGACCAGATCTGAAAGTATGACCAAATAATTGGTGCTGAAtaaaattgaatttcaattttttttccctgtATTT harbors:
- the LOC133730620 gene encoding uncharacterized protein LOC133730620; the encoded protein is MLAVSRSRGPISSSHYVLSISCQLAQKFFKYDISPQNSSHPISHTNSPPSTTDFHGDSHGYLYKWFSPGSLGSGGDEKNGSKIETIPKSKSSLNQSRAATKVGDEAAGRSRRRSNRRREAANPAKQGCQTGEEARDPGGEVKPLTAEELEQYESISESSDSDSDDGLEDEEEDGDEDEDDDDDDDDNDADDEDDEDEDDDDDVQEVVQSSGGPPVQSIDDEDDEEDEEEAEGGDDDDDGEGDDDDDEGEDEVTGALRAGAVEYPERLGQPVCQYYMRTGMSKFGATCKYHHPKQGGGSAAPVSLNYYGYPLRPDGANESNAKVSKREKARLVYYWGPIHYCGSVH